One Streptomyces sp. NBC_00102 DNA segment encodes these proteins:
- a CDS encoding TetR/AcrR family transcriptional regulator — MHIQDSHGQVAVPASTEAVARLSTPGALAVVESSRPAGGAGSGLGRALGAVAPNAPAAPAVGSAAGPAAGSTAVSSTGAAVRSAPLRVDAQRNLEHVLRAAREVFGELGYGAPMEDVARRARVGVGTVYRRFPSKDVLVRRIAEAETARLTEQARAALGQEDEAWSALSRFLRTSVASGAGRLLPPQVLRVETSPRGEDTVRTAGDGADGTRVPQQRQNAAATDLRQTPQRPAGQEDEESSGTGELLEVVGRLVERARESGELRTDVTVADVLLVIATSAPSLPDPAQQAAASARLLDILLEGLRSRPA; from the coding sequence ATGCACATTCAGGATTCGCATGGGCAGGTTGCCGTCCCGGCCTCGACCGAGGCCGTCGCACGGCTGAGCACACCGGGAGCGCTCGCCGTCGTCGAGTCGTCCCGCCCGGCCGGCGGGGCGGGTTCGGGCTTGGGCAGGGCGCTGGGGGCCGTCGCGCCAAACGCCCCGGCCGCTCCGGCGGTCGGTTCCGCCGCAGGTCCCGCCGCTGGTTCCACGGCCGTTTCCTCGACCGGAGCCGCGGTTCGTTCCGCGCCGCTGCGCGTGGACGCGCAGCGCAACCTGGAGCACGTCCTGCGCGCCGCGCGGGAGGTCTTCGGTGAGCTGGGGTACGGCGCCCCGATGGAGGACGTGGCCCGGCGCGCCCGGGTCGGAGTGGGCACCGTCTACCGCCGGTTCCCCAGCAAGGACGTCCTGGTGCGTCGAATAGCCGAGGCCGAGACCGCTCGGCTGACGGAGCAGGCCCGCGCGGCGCTCGGGCAGGAGGACGAGGCGTGGTCCGCGCTCTCCCGTTTCCTCCGGACGTCGGTGGCGTCCGGTGCGGGCAGGCTGCTGCCGCCGCAGGTGCTGCGCGTGGAGACCTCGCCGAGGGGCGAGGACACCGTCCGCACCGCTGGGGACGGCGCGGACGGGACGCGCGTACCGCAGCAGCGGCAGAACGCGGCTGCGACTGACCTCCGCCAGACGCCGCAGCGGCCGGCCGGACAGGAGGACGAGGAGAGCTCGGGCACGGGTGAATTGCTGGAGGTGGTGGGCCGACTCGTCGAACGGGCGCGGGAATCGGGCGAGCTGCGCACCGATGTGACCGTTGCCGACGTGCTGTTGGTGATCGCGACCTCGGCACCCTCGCTGCCAGACCCGGCCCAGCAGGCCGCCGCGTCCGCACGGCTGCTGGACATCCTGCTGGAGGGACTGCGTTCGCGCCCCGCGTGA
- a CDS encoding sigma-70 family RNA polymerase sigma factor yields the protein MSGDGTREEPLDGVSTEGGTQGREGPEAPEGTVPAPRRAQMHPRGGEERLPGTARPVVRPADGGSADGGSGSTDGREVPGAPTGRDVPAAGQVRASRGVPNPQHPARFAAEAPAGSGDTVLPGPWSVPPQRTGRGSATGLTVSDAELIRGMRSGDDRAYEELFRRHSGAVRRYARTCCRDAHTADDLTAEVFTRTLQAVRGGKGPEEAVRAYLMTAVRHVAAAWTKSAKREHLVDDFAVFAAGAARTSELSDDDTLDLGADVRAMHEAEQSMALQAFRSLPERWQAVLWHTTVEEESPSEVAPLFGLSANATAVLAGRAREGLKQAYLQAHVSQALVAGGDCARYADRLGAYARGGLRTRAERGLRKHLDECAKCRLAAGELKQVNAGIPALLPVAVIGWFAAAYSLKAAGAVAGGTLGVAGAGAAAAATGSGTGTGAAAGTASAGGAAAGGSGGGSAAGGAAAEGLGAPVKVGIAAAVAVAAAAGLVWALAGDDRPEPVAKPPVAAASVPSAAPSPEPPVPVPPRAPEPSPPTPSPAAPKPAVPEPSPPEAVPEPSAPVTPTPEPSAAPEVPAPSPPAAEEPPAPAPTPPADEPAPKTPASSAHWFSELRYDLLDDGPGPKVELAGSSPIWQRRSLSIASTAYAHGVTVAGRSSVSVRLDGRCTRYEAMAGIDDLALGLGAVRFSVIGAGGEVLWASGVVRAGSPAVPVSVSLDGLETVRLVVESARPLGGATMADWADSRFTCG from the coding sequence ATGAGCGGTGACGGCACACGGGAAGAGCCGCTCGACGGCGTCTCGACCGAGGGCGGCACCCAAGGCCGGGAGGGCCCCGAGGCCCCCGAAGGCACGGTCCCCGCACCGCGCCGCGCGCAGATGCACCCGCGGGGCGGCGAGGAGAGGCTCCCCGGCACCGCGAGGCCCGTCGTCCGACCGGCCGACGGCGGATCGGCCGACGGCGGATCGGGCAGCACCGACGGGCGGGAAGTCCCGGGAGCGCCGACGGGGCGCGACGTCCCGGCGGCAGGACAGGTACGAGCATCGCGGGGCGTCCCGAACCCGCAGCACCCCGCCCGGTTCGCTGCGGAGGCTCCGGCAGGGAGCGGCGACACGGTGCTGCCGGGCCCCTGGTCGGTGCCTCCGCAGCGCACCGGGCGGGGTTCCGCGACCGGCCTCACCGTGTCGGACGCCGAGCTGATCAGGGGTATGCGGTCCGGTGACGACCGGGCGTACGAGGAACTGTTCCGGCGCCACTCCGGCGCCGTCCGACGCTACGCGCGCACCTGCTGCCGGGACGCGCACACCGCGGACGACCTGACGGCCGAGGTCTTCACCCGGACCCTTCAGGCGGTACGCGGGGGAAAGGGGCCCGAAGAGGCCGTCCGTGCCTATCTGATGACCGCGGTCCGGCATGTCGCCGCCGCCTGGACGAAGAGCGCGAAACGCGAGCACCTGGTCGACGATTTCGCGGTGTTCGCCGCCGGGGCGGCCCGCACCTCGGAGCTCTCCGACGACGACACCCTGGACCTGGGCGCCGACGTCCGCGCGATGCACGAGGCCGAACAGTCCATGGCCCTGCAGGCGTTCCGCAGTCTGCCGGAACGCTGGCAGGCCGTGCTCTGGCACACCACCGTGGAGGAGGAGTCGCCGAGCGAGGTCGCCCCGCTCTTCGGGCTGTCGGCCAACGCCACGGCGGTGCTCGCGGGACGGGCCCGTGAGGGGCTGAAGCAGGCCTACCTCCAGGCGCACGTCAGCCAGGCCCTGGTGGCGGGCGGTGACTGCGCGCGGTACGCCGACCGGCTCGGCGCGTACGCGCGGGGCGGCCTACGGACGCGGGCGGAGCGCGGACTCCGCAAGCATCTGGACGAGTGCGCCAAGTGCCGTCTGGCGGCCGGCGAGTTGAAGCAGGTCAACGCGGGGATTCCCGCGCTGCTGCCGGTCGCGGTCATCGGCTGGTTCGCCGCCGCGTACTCGCTCAAGGCTGCGGGAGCCGTCGCCGGCGGCACGCTCGGCGTGGCCGGGGCCGGGGCCGCAGCCGCCGCGACCGGGTCCGGCACCGGAACGGGTGCGGCCGCGGGTACGGCCTCGGCGGGCGGCGCCGCGGCGGGCGGGTCCGGCGGCGGATCGGCAGCCGGTGGCGCGGCGGCGGAGGGCCTGGGCGCCCCGGTCAAGGTGGGGATCGCGGCCGCGGTGGCCGTCGCGGCGGCTGCCGGACTGGTGTGGGCGCTGGCCGGCGACGACCGGCCCGAGCCGGTGGCCAAGCCCCCGGTGGCGGCGGCCTCGGTCCCGTCCGCCGCGCCCTCGCCCGAGCCACCCGTACCGGTACCGCCCCGCGCACCGGAGCCGTCCCCGCCGACACCCTCCCCGGCCGCGCCGAAGCCGGCCGTACCGGAGCCGTCCCCACCGGAGGCCGTGCCGGAGCCGTCGGCGCCGGTGACGCCCACGCCGGAGCCCTCGGCCGCACCCGAGGTGCCCGCTCCCTCTCCGCCGGCCGCCGAGGAGCCGCCCGCCCCGGCGCCCACTCCTCCCGCCGACGAGCCCGCGCCGAAGACCCCGGCGAGCTCGGCCCACTGGTTCAGCGAGCTGCGTTACGACCTCCTGGACGACGGGCCCGGGCCGAAGGTGGAGCTCGCCGGGAGCAGCCCGATCTGGCAGCGCCGGAGCCTGTCGATCGCCTCCACCGCGTACGCGCACGGTGTGACGGTGGCGGGCCGTTCGTCGGTGTCCGTACGGCTGGACGGGCGCTGCACGCGTTACGAGGCGATGGCCGGCATCGACGATCTGGCCCTCGGCCTGGGCGCGGTGCGCTTCTCGGTGATCGGGGCCGGGGGCGAAGTGCTGTGGGCATCCGGGGTCGTGCGGGCCGGCTCCCCCGCCGTACCGGTGAGCGTCTCCCTGGACGGGCTGGAGACGGTGCGCCTGGTCGTCGAGTCCGCGCGGCCGCTCGGCGGGGCGACGATGGCCGACTGGGCCGACTCCCGGTTCACCTGCGGGTAA
- a CDS encoding asparagine synthase-related protein has translation MRWLVGWSTVAASFGTVGAADAGGEGRTVQPVGSQLLWGGPDPLWAVGDWRPDEIRLVDAATTVGAPATRLAVLGCCGATDEQLRVGLLSARGGALRHLTAWPGSYTVVVQTGRRVTVAGDLAGARPVFHTPWAGGTAYATAALPLADLIEAQLDIGHLAALLACPDTPEALGDGTPYAGVKRIPPGHALILREGSREITGYEPVASLAVAAPQADPVHAVEGVRDALVEAVRARLTAPRHAPETGPQDPGPVPGMGPADRRAARGRGPVPGIGADLSGGSASATLALLAAGLPGLPGTVLGHGTGAGERLLAVTFNDLTTRGDEDELARARAIAANPRLHHVVVPAGEEALPYADLSVENGVITDEPAPSLVIAERHRRRLAAGSADHLVGYGARQVLDAHPARLADLLMDRRRRDLLRPVAALTRAEGALAHSMFVPLAVYRAARRLARTSYRTGLETAAGLLPEANRYPTDGLDGPVGDNTAADASLAALTWSRPGPAARWLTGEALAQVAVRLQEAAIRPATAQRPGQARAGAALARAAADHRILEQAADIRSQRLHAPFLDNQVVRAARALPESLRVQPGARAAILRRVLSGAGIHELPSGWGAPSLARSTQATRTGLRLALPELIDLFDAPLLADAGLIEARVVRKALRAAADGEPLPLDGLADLASTELWLRRLMGRRGTCWTGTAAPRSRAVAGGVLPAARRSLQA, from the coding sequence ATGCGTTGGTTGGTGGGGTGGAGCACTGTCGCCGCGAGCTTCGGCACGGTGGGTGCGGCCGACGCGGGCGGCGAGGGGCGCACGGTCCAGCCGGTGGGCTCCCAACTCCTGTGGGGCGGGCCCGATCCGCTCTGGGCGGTCGGCGACTGGCGCCCCGACGAGATCCGGCTCGTCGACGCCGCGACCACGGTCGGCGCCCCCGCCACCCGACTCGCCGTGCTCGGCTGCTGCGGGGCGACCGACGAACAACTCCGCGTCGGACTCCTCTCCGCGCGCGGCGGCGCCCTGCGCCACCTCACCGCCTGGCCGGGCAGTTACACGGTCGTCGTGCAGACAGGACGGCGCGTCACCGTCGCCGGAGACCTGGCCGGAGCACGCCCCGTCTTCCACACCCCCTGGGCCGGCGGCACCGCGTACGCCACCGCCGCACTGCCGCTCGCCGACCTGATCGAGGCCCAGCTCGACATCGGTCACCTGGCCGCCCTGCTGGCCTGCCCGGACACCCCCGAGGCCCTGGGCGACGGCACCCCGTACGCCGGTGTGAAGCGCATCCCGCCCGGCCACGCGCTCATCCTCCGCGAGGGCTCCCGTGAGATCACCGGCTACGAACCCGTCGCCTCCCTCGCCGTCGCCGCCCCGCAGGCCGACCCCGTGCACGCGGTGGAGGGCGTACGCGACGCCCTCGTCGAAGCCGTACGGGCCCGGCTCACCGCACCTCGCCACGCCCCGGAGACCGGGCCGCAGGACCCCGGGCCCGTACCCGGCATGGGACCCGCCGACCGCCGCGCGGCCCGTGGCCGGGGGCCCGTCCCCGGGATCGGGGCCGACCTCTCCGGCGGCAGCGCCTCCGCCACCCTGGCCCTGCTCGCCGCCGGTCTGCCCGGCCTCCCCGGTACGGTCCTCGGCCACGGCACCGGCGCGGGGGAGCGGCTCCTCGCCGTCACCTTCAACGACCTCACCACCCGCGGCGACGAGGACGAGCTCGCCCGCGCCCGGGCCATCGCCGCCAACCCGCGCCTCCACCACGTGGTGGTCCCCGCGGGCGAGGAGGCACTCCCCTACGCGGACCTCTCGGTGGAGAACGGGGTGATCACCGACGAGCCGGCGCCCTCCCTCGTCATCGCCGAACGCCACCGCCGCCGCCTCGCCGCCGGCAGCGCGGACCACCTGGTCGGGTACGGCGCCCGGCAGGTGCTCGACGCCCACCCGGCCCGGCTGGCCGACCTCCTCATGGACCGCCGCAGGCGCGACCTGCTGAGACCCGTCGCGGCGCTCACCCGCGCCGAAGGCGCCTTGGCGCACTCGATGTTCGTCCCGCTCGCCGTCTACCGGGCCGCCCGACGGCTGGCCCGGACCTCCTACCGCACCGGCCTGGAGACCGCTGCCGGGCTGCTGCCCGAGGCCAACCGGTACCCCACCGACGGCCTCGACGGCCCCGTGGGCGACAACACCGCCGCCGACGCCTCGCTCGCCGCCCTCACCTGGTCCCGGCCCGGACCCGCCGCGCGCTGGCTCACCGGGGAGGCGCTCGCCCAGGTGGCGGTCCGGCTCCAGGAGGCGGCGATCCGCCCCGCCACGGCGCAACGCCCGGGCCAGGCCAGGGCGGGGGCCGCCCTCGCCCGGGCCGCCGCCGACCACCGCATCCTGGAGCAGGCCGCCGACATCCGCAGCCAGCGGCTGCACGCGCCATTCCTCGACAACCAGGTCGTACGGGCGGCCCGCGCCCTGCCCGAGTCGCTCCGGGTCCAGCCGGGGGCGCGCGCGGCGATCCTGCGCCGGGTCCTGTCGGGCGCGGGCATCCACGAACTGCCCTCCGGCTGGGGCGCCCCCTCGCTCGCCCGGTCGACGCAGGCGACCCGCACCGGACTCCGCCTGGCACTGCCCGAGTTGATCGACCTGTTCGACGCGCCGCTGCTCGCCGACGCCGGCCTCATCGAGGCGCGGGTGGTCCGCAAGGCGCTGCGCGCGGCGGCCGACGGGGAACCACTGCCGCTCGACGGGCTCGCGGACCTGGCCTCCACCGAACTCTGGCTCCGCCGCCTGATGGGCCGCCGGGGCACCTGCTGGACCGGCACCGCGGCACCGCGCAGCCGGGCCGTCGCCGGGGGCGTCCTCCCGGCCGCCCGCCGCTCGCTGCAGGCGTGA